GGGAACGAATGTGGCTCCATTCCCCGAATTGGTCAGCATATATGTCTATAAGAACGGAACATTTATCGGCACACAGGATCCATCTGTCACAACTTATTCGGTTTCAGACGGAACAGAGAGCGATGAATACGAAATAAAACTGGTATATAAGGGATCGGGTATTTCGAATGGCGTTGCTCAGATTGAGAATAACAATGCTGTCGTTGCATATCCGTCTGTTGTAACAGATCGTTTCAGCATTAAGAACGCTCATATGGTTCACGCTGCCGCTCTCTACTCATTGGATGGCAAGCAGGTTCGTTCTTGGAACAACCTCCGCAATGGCGTGACATTCAGTGTTCAAGGACTTACGGCCGGTACTTATATGCTCGTTATGCAGACGGCAAACGGCCCTGTGAGCCAAAAGATCGTGAAGCAGTAGAGAGGAGTTCTCTCTATCTCAAATAATAAATAGACCGATGAGGGTGTGTCGAACTTGTTTTGACACACCCTCATTTCTTTGCTTTATGGAGTGGATTGGTTATAGAGCTGTACGACTCCGAAGACCATAGTATCCTCTCGTATGGGTTCATTCTTTGTATCTCAGAGACTGTTGCACAATAACCTCCCACCTCCTCATATCGATCAAGACAGACACAAGCATTGATTTGACGAAGAAAGGAGTGCTTCATGCGATCTCTCTGCAAACCTCAAGTAATTTCTATTTGTTTGGTGCCCTTATGCATGAGGTTTGATCTTTCCTGAAAAACACTTAAGAATCAGCTCTGCGGCAAAAGACTTTAATGAAAGTCCTATAAAATAGTTGCAAATAGCTGATAGTTAGCGCATTGATGGGAGCAGAATCAGCTGACAATCGCGTCCTGCATCGGTGCAGGAAGCAAGAATCAGCTGACAATCGCGTCCTGCATCGTGCAGGAAGCAAGAATCAGTTGACAATCGCGTCCTGCATCGTGCAGGAAGCAAGAATCAGCTGACAATCGCGTCCTGCATCGTGCAGGAAGCAAGAATCAATTGACAATCGCGTCCTGCATCGTGCAGGAAGCAAGAATCAGCTGACAATCGCGTCCTGCATCGTGCGGGAAGCAAGAATCAACTGACAATCGCGTCCTGCATCGTGCAGGAAGCAAGAATCAGTTGACAATCGCGTCCTGCATCGTGCAGGAAGCAAGAATCAGCTGACAATCGCGTCCTGCATCGTGCAGGAAGCAAGAATCAGCCGACAATCGCGTCCTGCATCGTGCAGGGAGCAAGAATCAGCCGACAATCGCGTCCTGCATCGTGCAGGAAGCAAGAAACAGCCGACAATCGTTTCTTATTTCTCGCCTATTTGACGAGGAAAGGAGTACTTCTCTAATGGAAACTTGGGGAAATTTCTGTTTGCTCGATGTCCATATACCGGAGGTTTGATCTTTCCCAAAGGCACTAAGAATCAGCTCTGCAGCAAAAGAGTTCAATGAAACTCCCATGCAACAGTCTCATCTCAGGGAAAGATCAATGAGCAGGTGTATGGCTCTGCCAAGTAAACAGAAGAATGGATAAAAGGGCCTGCTTATTGCGCAAAAGATCTCTCCCGGAATCGGAAAGGGGACGGAATGAAGACTACCCGTTTGAGCAGGAACGAATACGGGTAGGAATAGAAACAATCGAGGCTGTGCCACTAAGAATAGAATCCTTAGCTGCACAGCCTCGATTTTGTTATAAGGGCGTAGATACGCTTAGTGATCGCAGTCTTTTTCTTCCTTGATGTCCTGAATACCAAGAGGCAACGACCAGTCTGCCGCACTCATACGCATGTAGTTACGATAGCGCCATTGGGCATTTTCGAACGCAGCGTCGAAGAGTTGCTCGGCATCCTCGGGGAATTCCTTGTACAGCGATGCATAGCGGACTTCGCCTTTGAGGAAGTTCTTGAATTCGCTCCAGTTCGGCTCTTTGCTATCCATCTGGAACGGATTCTTACCCTCTTTCTCCAGTTCGGGATTGTAGCGCCAGAGGTGCCAGTAGCCACACTCAACGGCTCTCTTGCCTTCGGCCTGAGTCTTGCCCATACCGCTCTTGATACCGTGTGAGATACAGGGCGAGTAGGCGATAACGATAGAAGGCCCGTCGTAGGCTTCCGCTTCGCGGATAGCTTTGAGCGTCTGTGCCGGATTGGCTCCGATAGATACTTGTGCCACATAGACATAGCCATACGTAGCAGCAATCATGCCGAGGTCTTTCTTCCTGATACGCTTACCGGCTGCGGCAAACTTGGCTATAGCTCCGATCGGAGTACTCTTGGACGACTGTCCTCCCGTATTGGAATAAACCTCTGTATCGAGAACGAGGATATTCACATTCATACCGGAAGCAATCACGTGGTCCAAACCACCGAAACCGATATCGTATGCCCAACCGTCTCCACCTATGATCCACTGTGCACGCTTGATGAAGAACGAATCGACACGGCCGATTCTCTTGCAGATGTCACAATCGCAGGCAGCGACAAGAGGTTTGATCTTATCGGCAAGAACTTTGCTGGCGACAGCATCCTGACGCTTTTCTACCCATTCTCTCAAGAGAGCTTTCAGCTCGTCCGAACAGCAGGGAGACTGCTGAGCTTCTTCTGCAAGATTCACAAGGCGGCGACGCATCTTCTTATATGCCAAGTGCATACCGAGACCGAATTCTGCATTGTCCTCGAACAATGAATTGGCCCATGCCGGGCCTTCGCCGCGCTCGTTCTTCGTGTAAGGTGTAGAAGGAGCCGAAGCAGAGTAGATGGAAGAACAACCTGTAGCGTTGGCCACCGTCTGGCGGTCTCCATAGAGCTGGGTGATCAGCTTCACATAGGGAGTCTCACCACAACCGGAACATGCACCCGAGAACTCAAAGAGCGGCGTCGCAAACTGCGAGTTTTTCACATTGGCTGCGATGTCCACCAAGTGAGCCTTGCCGGTCACACCGGAGATCATCTTATCCCAGTTCTTTTGTTCTTCGTACTGCTCCTCGATAGGCTGCATGGTCAGAGCCTTGCCATTCTTATTGCCCGGACATACATCCACACAGTTGCTACAGCCGAGACAATCCATTACGTTCACCTGGATGCGGAAGCCCATGTCTGGGAACTGTTTTCCGACAGCCTTGAGCACCTTGACGCCGGTTTTCTCCTCTTCTTCCTTGGTGAGGACGAACGGACGAATCGTAGCGTGAGGACAAACGTAGGCACACTGGTTGCACTGTACGCAGTTGTCAGCTTCCCATACAGGAACGAAAGCTGCCACACCGCGTTTTTCGGAAGCGGCCGTTCCTGAATCCCATGTACCGTCTTCGCGTCCGAGGAAAGCGGATACGGGGAGGTCGTCTCCGGCTTGTGCGTTGATCGGACGTACCACATTGTGGACAAAGTCCGTGTCTCCCTCGTGGCGTACCACGGGATCGTCGGGCAGGTCAGCCCATTCGGGTTTCACCGTTATCTCTACCACATCGCCACCTCGATCCACTGCGGCGAAGTTCTTATTGACTACATCTTCACCCTTCTTGCCATAGCTCTTGACGATGAATTTCTTCATCTGCTCTACAGCCAGATCGTACGGGATCACGTTTGCAATCTTGAAGAATGCCGACTGAAGGATGGTATTTGTCCTGTTGCCCAATCCGATCTGTTGTGCTATGGCAGTAGCGTTTATCGTGTAGAATCGGATGTTGTTCTTAGCCAAATAACGCTTTACCTTGTT
This genomic stretch from Porphyromonas gingivalis ATCC 33277 harbors:
- the nifJ gene encoding pyruvate:ferredoxin (flavodoxin) oxidoreductase — encoded protein: MAKEKKFLTCDGNQAAAHIAYMFSEVAAIYPITPSSTMAEYVDDWAAAGRKNIFGETVRVQEMQSEAGAAGAVHGSLQGGALTTTFTASQGLLLMIPNMYKIAGELLPCVFHVSARTIASHALSIFGDHQDVMAARQTGFAQLCTGSVQEVMDLAGVAHLATLRTRIPFIHFFDGFRTSHEIQKIEALDNEDLARFIDWDDVKRFRKQALNPESPVTRGTAQNGDIYFQNREACNRFYDAVPEAVQYYMDQLATVTGRHYHLFDYYGDPEAEHVIIAMGSVTEAIREVIDFLRAKGEKVGLLSVHLYRPFSAKHFLAAMPKTVKRIAVLDRTKEPGATGEPLYLDVRDCYYGMEDAPLIVGGRYGLSSKDTTPAQMKAVFDNLKLNVPKDHFTVGIVDDVTFTSLPLGEDLIFDNPSLVEAKFYGLGADGTVGANKNSVKIIGDNTNKYCQAYFAYDSKKSGGFTCSHLRFGDTPIRSTYLVVTPDFVACHVPAYLRMYDVLKGLKKKGTFLLNSIWAPEDIEQHLPNKVKRYLAKNNIRFYTINATAIAQQIGLGNRTNTILQSAFFKIANVIPYDLAVEQMKKFIVKSYGKKGEDVVNKNFAAVDRGGDVVEITVKPEWADLPDDPVVRHEGDTDFVHNVVRPINAQAGDDLPVSAFLGREDGTWDSGTAASEKRGVAAFVPVWEADNCVQCNQCAYVCPHATIRPFVLTKEEEEKTGVKVLKAVGKQFPDMGFRIQVNVMDCLGCSNCVDVCPGNKNGKALTMQPIEEQYEEQKNWDKMISGVTGKAHLVDIAANVKNSQFATPLFEFSGACSGCGETPYVKLITQLYGDRQTVANATGCSSIYSASAPSTPYTKNERGEGPAWANSLFEDNAEFGLGMHLAYKKMRRRLVNLAEEAQQSPCCSDELKALLREWVEKRQDAVASKVLADKIKPLVAACDCDICKRIGRVDSFFIKRAQWIIGGDGWAYDIGFGGLDHVIASGMNVNILVLDTEVYSNTGGQSSKSTPIGAIAKFAAAGKRIRKKDLGMIAATYGYVYVAQVSIGANPAQTLKAIREAEAYDGPSIVIAYSPCISHGIKSGMGKTQAEGKRAVECGYWHLWRYNPELEKEGKNPFQMDSKEPNWSEFKNFLKGEVRYASLYKEFPEDAEQLFDAAFENAQWRYRNYMRMSAADWSLPLGIQDIKEEKDCDH